A region from the Sander vitreus isolate 19-12246 chromosome 1, sanVit1, whole genome shotgun sequence genome encodes:
- the greb1 gene encoding protein GREB1 — translation MGNSYAGQLRTTRFEEVLHNSIEASLRSNTVVPRPVFSQLYLESEQPLAHDGRTENDDEDDEDGSESNSPPIPYQMKPPPEGCCTTDGFCQAGRDLHLSSLASDPLDVPPGFMLVGVKSPTLPESLLVCAVDRRFLPDERGHNALLGFSGNCIGCGEKGFRYFTEFSNHINLKLSTQPKKQTHLKYHLHRNNQGVLVKGAPICWRGHDGRMRQMGSSLSEGHAISAEQPPNMALKHSSHTPGSYTAESNMDPSGLPQIIDAPNSLTNGNHAVPSIAHPPLHQSRPGRPSATGSHANAGPPKKRHKGWSPESSANSLTESTLKTPPSSSALSTLSVSSVITNGVRTETAAPLSSSQGSLTPLSPAGLSVTIPDELLHTCRLQPVIFKGHGPLPQLTGNVNEVLVSSLLQSCYLSSQTLPRVYQHYGPSPIQPLSTEMQILLTVYYLVQLGPDQVPLIEDLEQIFMRSWRESHLSEIRQYQQPQTPATQGRHYGIETPSTLPGLPQHFSLPPQSQQPLTPSQLPWLAQLAASSCGEGVVVLEEKIGSLAEGLQQTFSRLMEGQLENTNYVVIIFTAPGQETQSCVVVTGKHQCRALAESMYSPNEGLKEINHQLSTGVAQELIHYCNSLGQDGDLDSLLVSATVDSNEPSPLPSSQESAEERSLKTTHSPKDTNSPKDAHTQCSKDSPSPKERTSSPKDTCSEYSIEWRKVRPIQLAVARKLLSHVCAIADSSTQNLDLGSFDRVSFLILVPPSEVTFQQTVLHLWSSGVLQELGGLDQECLSQREAERYVVKMDQNAQARIDSLIQEAQSNSSTLYILVHDHAHWDINSPSHSSSNSDSALVDQLLNSREVRDAPNILILHVTSFPFALQTQYTRISPYNEIHWPSAFSNDVDLYHEKTRYFGVSELLESTRSGSNLPLLRYDSSFESMASALEERFPKLHSAVIRTTVLIQHYCVALMAASSRISSSHNLHKHTSVETLEIVQSLLTAAQQCPAHHGHMVLLRIPSLALAAWAHRRLSRVRRQLGLEESFEIIVGNPNQALNIGQSFTDQIKTWLKIQDADWVPQTYLELESLPCILILSGAEPLGESLPRSLKYCDLRVISCSYLQRTTLEQELGLAAYLVRAESRPPHNPGPGSDLLESDAEKLSSTDNEEEEGQENGYSPKTCSQQLQSCPDRGALDPFPARSTTSPNVQKGTMDTVQPPSQSQTQLQPQPPSQSFPYPQPTSHQPQVQSYSQAQSISQPQPQLQIQSQNHPLSQPNSQPYTQTLHQHQSLSQMQIPHPKPQPLPNTQSRRQHSKSTSSGSLSPQASSPHLSCSWARGVSRPPSVLLSRALYDIITASDSSGLPRCTSFLPHKSVAWASSFRPLLSKMMTCTEQSLYYRQWTVPRSYHMDSRNRTEGRSDNFHPRRLLLSGPPQVGKTGAYLHFLGILSRMLIRLMEVDIYDEEDINYSAQAEGVLYHPPNASWPNPDIVRTMPFDYTIHDPKYDDISSVYNAGYKPSAEGNHVRQEDVYLRRRTSRIKLSKYAAYNTYHHCEQCHQYLGFNPRYQMYESTLHAFTFTHLLLGEEIQLYFIIPKSKEHYFSFSQSGGQLESMRLPLTSDWSPDCIKSPIFTPTTGRHEHGLFNLYHAMDGASHLHILVVKEYEMAVYKKYWPNHIMLVLPTVFNGAGIGAAHFLIKELSYHNLELERSRRLEGGGPTGDVWPFIILADDSCVMWNAVDLDTRNGPVEHAVSLKHILQHMEACPDLAHYGLCGIRKWSSRGLTGNKQREPFSRGHLHDFLLLNVDRSQNVQYDQNRFTCHDVDFTLRLHSAGLLICRFNSFSVMKKQIAIGGYRTLIIKTKTTDVPTSVGPSQYICAPDSKHLFLATPAQLLLEKYLQHTSQKLFPLSTKNYTHPVLSVDCYLNLGPEVTVCFVSSRPHSVNISTTGLLFSGLLLCFADSFVTPVFLKKFTFLKGATLCVISADRSSLRQTVGRLELEEEWRFRLSDEFQTANAKEDRPLFFLTGKHI, via the exons GCTTCTCAGGGAACTGTATAGGCTGTGGAGAGAAAGGCTTTCGCTATTTCACAGAGTTCTCCAACCACATTAATCTGAAGCTCAGCACCCAGCCCAAGAAACAGACGCACTTGAAGTACCATCTGCACCGAAACAACCAGGGCGTGCTGGTCAAAGGAGCTCCCATCTGCTGGCGGGGACACG atggCAGGATGAGACAGATGGGGTCCAGCCTCTCAGAAGGCCATGCAATATCAGCTGAACAACCACCAAACATGGCACTGAAACACTCATCACACACACCTGGCAgctacacag CAGAATCAAATATGGACCCGAGTGGTCTGCCACAAATAATTGATGCCCCCAACTCGCTGACAAATGGCAACCATGCTGTTCCCTCCATCGCCCATCCACCTTTACATCAGTCAAGGCCTGGGAGACCCTCAGCTACAG GGTCCCATGCAAATGCTGGACCTCCAAAAAAGAGGCACAAGGGCTGGTCGCCTGAGTCATCTGCCAACAGTCTGACAGAGAGCACTTTGAAGACACCACCATCTTCATCAGCCTTATCAACATTATCGGTGTCCTCTGTAATCACAAATGGAGTCAGAACAG AGACAGCAGCCCCGCTGAGTTCATCTCAGGGGTCCTTAACCCCACTTTCTCCGGCAGGGCTGTCTGTAACAATCCCTGATGAGCTGCTACACACCTGCAGACTGCAACCTGTCATCTTTAAAG GTCATGGCCCACTCCCTCAGCTGACTGGAAATGTCAATGAAGTGCTCGTCAGTTCTCTGCTTCAGAGTTGTTACTTGAGCTCCCAGACACTCCCCAGAGTCTACCAGCACTATGGACCATCACCAATTCAGCCATTGTCAACTGAGATGCAGATTCTGCTCACAGTCTACTACCTTGTTCAGCTAG gCCCTGACCAGGTGCCCCTAATAGAGGACTTGGAGCAGATATTCATGAGGTCATGGAGGGAGTCTCACCTCAGCGAGATCAGACAGTACCAGCAGCCTCAAACACCAGCCACCCAAGGGAGGCACTATGGCATAGAG ACCCCATCCACCCTGCCTGGGCTCCCCCAGCATTTCTCCTTACCTCCCCAGAGCCAACAACCCCTGACCCCCAGCCAGCTTCCTTGGCTCGCTCAGCTGGCTGCGTCGTCCTGTGGAGAGGGCGTGGTGGTGTTAGAGGAGAAGATTGGATCTTTGGCTGAAGGCCTCCAGCAAACGTTCAGCAGGTTAATGGAAGGACAGCTTGAAAACACCAACTACGTGGTCATTATTTTCACTGCACCGGGACAGGAAACACAGTCCTGTGTGGTCGTCACAG gtaaACACCAGTGTCGAGCCTTGGCAGAGAGTATGTACTCCCCCAATGAGGGTCTGAAAGAAATCAACCACCAGCTCTCCACTGGTGTTGCCCAGGAACTCATCCACTACTGCAATTCCCTCGGACAAG ATGGGGATTTGGATTCCCTGTTGGTTAGTGCCACTGTGGACAGCAACGAGCCATCTCCCTTACCCAGTAGTCAGGAATCCGCTGAAGAGAGGAGTCTTAAAACCACACACAGTCCCAAAGACACAAACAGTCCaaaggatgcacacacacagtgttcaaAAGACTCGCCCAGCCCTAAAGAGAGAACTTCAAGTCCCAAAGACACCTGTTCAG aaTACTCCATAGAGTGGCGTAAGGTTCGTCCCATTCAGCTGGCAGTGGCCAGGAAGCTACTGTCCCATGTTTGTGCCATAGCAGACTCCAGCACACAGAACCTGGATCTAGGCTCCTTTGACAGGGTCAGCTTCCTCATTCTGGTCCCGCCGTCCGAGGTAACATTTCAGCAGACCGTTCTCCATCTCTGGAGCTCTG GTGTCCTTCAGGAGCTTGGGGGTTTAGACCAGGAGTGTTTGTCTCAACGGGAGGCTGAGCGTTATGTGGTCAAGATGGATCAGAATGCTCAGGCACGAATTGATAGCCTCATCCAGGAAGCACAAAGCAACTCCTCCACGCTCTACATCCTGGTCCATGACCACGCCCACTGGGACATTAAcag TCCATCCCACAGTAGCTCAAACAGTGATTCGGCTCTGGTGGATCAGCTGTTAAACTCCCGTGAGGTCAGAGATGCTCCAAACATCCTAATTCTCCACGTCACCTCCTTCCCCTTCGCTCTGCAGACACAGTATACCCGCATCAGCCCCTACAATGAGATCCACTGGCCCTCTGCATTCAGTAAT gatgTGGACCTGTATCATGAGAAGACGCGCTACTttggtgtgtcagagctttTAGAGTCGACCCGTTCAGGGAGCAACCTGCCTCTGCTGCGTTATGATTCCTCCTTTGAAAGTATGGCATCTGCCCTGGAAGAAAG atTCCCTAAACTGCACAGTGCTGTGATCCGGACTACGGTTTTGATCCAACACTACTGCGTAGCTCTGATGGCTGCATCCAGCAGAATCAGCAGCTCCCACAATCTCCACAAACACACCTCTGTGGAGACCCTAGAGATTGTTCAGTCACTGCTCACTGCTGCCCAGCAATGCCCCGCCCACCATGGCCACATGGTCCTGCTGCGGATCCCATCTTTGGCTCTGGCAGCATGGGCCCACCGACGGCTGTCCAGAGTTAGGAGGCAGCTGGGTCTGGAGGAGAGTTTTGAAATCATAGTGGGGAATCCAAACCAAGCTCTTAATATTGGACAGAGCTTCACTGATCAGATCAAG acATGGCTGAAGATCCAGGATGCTGACTGGGTTCCTCAGACCTACCTGGAACTGGAGTCGCTTCCCTGCATCCTGATCCTGTCAGGAGCTGAGCCACTGGGAGAATCACTGCCCAG GTCATTGAAGTATTGTGATCTTAGAGTGATAAGCTGCTCCTACCTTCAGCGAACCACACTCGAACAAGAGTTAGGACTAGCTGCTTATCTAGTGAGAGCAGAGTCACGACCCCCACACAACCCCGGACCAGGAAGTGACCTGCTGGAGAGTGACGCAGAGAAACTTAGCAGTACTGacaatgaggaggaggagggacaggaGAACG GGTACTCCCCTAAGACATGCAGCCAGCAGCTCCAGTCATGCCCAGACAGAGGAGCTTTAGATCCCTTCCCTGCCCGAAGCACCACCTCTCCAAATGTCCAGAAAGGGACCATGGACACCGTACAACCTCCCTCACAATCACAGACTCAACTTCAACCCCAGCCCCCATCTCAGTCTTTTCCGTATCCTCAACCTACATCACACCAACCTCAAGTGCAGAGTTATTCCCAAGCCCAATCAATCTCCCAGCCGCAGCCACAACTCCAAATTCAGAGTCAAAACCATCCATTATCTCAACCAAATTCCCAACCTTACACTCAAACGCTTCACCAGCACCAGTCCCTCTCCCAGATGCAAATACCCCACCCTAAACCTCAACCGCTTCCCAACACCCAGTCTCGTCGCCAACACTCTAAATCCACCTCCTCTGGCTCATTGTCGCCGCAAGCCTCCTCTCCTCATCTGAGCTGCTCCTGGGCGCGGGGAGTGAGTCGCCCGCCTTCTGTGCTCCTCTCTCGTGCCCTCTACGATATTATCACAGCCAGTGACAGCAGCGGTCTTCCACGATGTACTTCATTCTTGCCACACAAGTCAGTCGCATGGGCAAGCAGCTTCAG gcCCTTGCTGAGTAAGATGATGACGTGTACAGAGCAGTCACTGTACTACCGCCAGTGGACAGTCCCCCGCTCCTACCACATGGACAGCAGAAATCGCACTGAAGGACGAAGTGACAACTTTCACCCTCGCAGGCTGCTGCTCAGTGGACCCCCACAG GTGGGTAAGACGGGAGCGTACCTGCACTTCCTGGGTATTCTGTCTCGGATGCTGATCAGGCTGATGGAGGTGGATATCTACGATGAAGAAGACATCAACTACA gtGCACAGGCAGAGGGCGTTCTCTACCACCCACCCAATGCTTCCTGGCCCAACCCAGACATTGTGAGGACGATGCCCTTTGACTATACCATCCATGACCCCAAATATGATGACATCAGCTCCGTCTATAACGCTGGATACAAACCCAGTGCTGAGG GAAACCATGTGCGCCAGGAGGATGTGTACTTACGTAGGCGGACATCTCGGATCAAGCTGTCCAAATATGCGGCGTACAACACATACCACCACTGTGAACAGTGTCATCAGTACTTGGGCTTCAACCCCAGATACCAG ATGTATGAGTCAACACTGCACGCCTTCACATTCACCCATCTACTGCTTGGGGAAGAGATTCAGCTTTACTTCATCATCCCAAAGTCTAAAGAGCATTACTTCAGCTTCAGCCAATCAGGAGGCCAGCTGGAGAGCATGCGGCTGCCTCTTACCTCTGATTGG AGCCCAGACTGCATCAAGAGTCCAATCTTCACCCCAACCACCGGTCGACATGAGCATGGTCTGTTTAACCTGTACCATGCTATGGATGGAGCCTCACATCTGCATATCCTGGTGGTCAAAGAGTACGAGATGGCTGTGTATAAGAAGTACTGGCCCAACCACATTATGCTGGTACTGCCCACTGTCTTTAACGGCGCCGGAATAG GTGCTGCTCACTTCCTGATTAAAGAGCTTTCGTATCACAACTTGGAGCTGGAGCGCAGTCGACGTTTGGAGGGAGGGGGGCCAACAGGTGACGTCTGGCCTTTCATCATCCTGGCTGATGACTCCTGTGTTATGTGGAACGCAGTGGACCTCGACACACGCAA CGGTCCAGTGGAGCACGCTGTGTCACTAAAGCACATCTTACAACACATGGAGGCCTGCCCAGACCTGGCCCACTACGGACTATGCGGGATCAGGAAGTGGAGCAGCCGTGGACTCACAG GTAATAAACAAAGGGAACCCTTCTCCAGAGGCCACCTTCATGACTTCCTTCTCCTCAATGTCGACCGGAGCCAGAATGTCCAGTACGACCAGAACCGCTTCACTTGTCACGATGTGGACTTCACCCTGAGGCTCCACAGCGCTGGACTGCTCATCTGCCGGTTCAACAGCTTCAGCGTCATGAAGAAGCAAATCGCCATAGGAGGATACAGAACGCTTATTATCAAGACCAAG ACGACGGATGTTCCCACCTCAGTGGGGCCCTCGCAGTACATCTGTGCCCCAGACAGCAAGCACCTTTTTCTGGCTACACCAGCTCAGCTCCTCCTGGAAAAATACCTTCAACACACCAGCCAGAAGCTGTTTCCACTCAGCACCAAGAACTACACACACCCTGTACTGTCTGTGGACTGTTATCTCAACCTGGGACCTGAg GTGACGGTGTGTTTTGTGAGTTCTAGACCTCACTCTGTCAACATCAGCACCACAGGGCTGCTGTTCAGTGGCCTTCTCCTCTGTTTTGCTGACTCCTTTGTGACTCCTGTGTTCCTCAAGAAGTTCACCTTCCTCAAAG GTGCGACGCTGTGTGTCATCAGCGCAGACCGTAGCTCTTTGAGGCAGACGGTGGGCAGgctggagctggaggaggagtggAGGTTCAGGCTCAGTGATGAATTCCAGACTGCCAACGCCAAGGAGGACCGACCGCTCTTCTTCCTGACTGGAAAACATATATGA